The genomic interval GGGAGTTTCAAACAATGGTGCGATTGTGTTTTGCTGTTAATAAAGACATCAGTAACTAGAATATCTACTACCAGCCATGCGATACTAACCGCGTATTATGAATTCTATAAATTTCTCGCCAAATTCGGTAATTGTCATGTAAACAAAAGGGCTACCACCTACAGTTGCGCCTGTATAGTTATCTGCAAGCAATCCCTTTGACAGTAATATTTGTTTCTGATATAAAAAGGCATCTTCATCCATATTGTAATACGACGCTGCATTTATAGCGTTTAGCGCGTCAATTTCTGCTTTTATTTTTTTTATTTCAAGATCAGTGTCTAAGCGTTGCTGATTGACAAAATCGAAGTTATTCGCTAGTCCCTTTTCTTTTAAGGTAGATTCGGCTACCGTTTTCCCGTTTAATATTGGTAAATCGTATTCCAGTCTACGCAATTTCGTATTTTTATCAACAAAATTTCTTCTTAGAATCTTGTGCTGCTTTAGTATTATTATTGCAGGGTCGCTCAAGTCATTAGCTAAACCCAAGAATATCTCTGCTTCATCAATTTCCATACTCGGATTTTCAATAAAGTTTAGCAAGATATCTCGAAACCTATTATGCTTTTCGGCTGATTTAGTGGAAACAACGCGTCTGATTACGGCTTCAAACAAATCATCAAAGTCTTCATTATTTAAGTCAGGATTGGCCTCAATGTTGTTGCTAGTAAGGTATTCTGCAAATTGAGAGATGAAATTATTGAATCGTTCCTGTTTAATTCTACTACGAAATTCGATGTATTCATTAAGGAACCCACCACCTGGAGTAACGGAGAGTATAGATTTTAACAATGTTAAGCCAGCTTCTTTGGCAACTAATTTATCTTCTAGTTTGAACATGTGAAAAAGTATTTATATAAATGACGACTAGTACCGATTGAAAAATGAGAAAATGTAGTATATCGTTTGGCCCACAACTTTGCCGATCCCATAGGATACAAGAAAGCCACTGTCTCTAAAACAGTGGCTTTCTTGTATTTGATCGTTATAGTATTTTATTTTCCACCCTTCTTTTCATTCAACAATCTTTCCAGTATTTCTATTTTTTCTCGCTCACTTTTCAACAGCTCTTTATAAAGCTGCTCATTCTTCTCCATAGCATCGACCCATTTTTCAAATGGGTTGATAGTGCATTTATAGTATTGTGCGTATGCAACAGATTCATCCGAAAATGTATTTGAGATAATGTTTACTGCTGCTTCTTCACTAAAGTTCCTTATGGCTTCAGGTGACACCTTTAATATTTTTGCAACTTGATCTAAAATATCAGATTCAATTTTCTCTTTTCCTTCAAGCAAGGAAATTTTCTTTTGCGTCCAATCATCACCTAGATCAGCCGCCATCGCTTCTTGGGTTATGTTCAACATTTCCCGGAATCGCTTGATATTCCGGCCTTCATGGATGCTTTTGTTCATAGTAGTAATGCTCATTTAACAAATATAAGATTTTTCTACTGCTAAAATATGCCTTGATCCTGGATAATTTACCATGTAAAATACTTGATTATCCCCATAAACTATGCTAATAACGAATTGATTATGATTTTATCACATCTGATCTTGCATCCATCTTTAAATAACTTTCAAAATTTAATTCTATGGAAGAAATAGAAAAGATTCGCCTAAATCCGCCATTTAATGAAGATGAGTGGTTAAGGCTGGTTTTCCTACTTAGCGACACGCAAAATTGGCTGAATGAACTGGTCAATGCTGCCATGTTCAGCGTACCCATAAAAGACAGGAAAAAATTATTCCGTAAGTCTTATTATATCACTGTAGGGGCGCTTACTCATATTATGGAAAGGCATTATTTTAAAATTCCGAGACACCCGAATGTCAGTAAATTCACTATTCCAGTAGTTGAAATATTGGCCTTACTTCGGGATGCCAACATAGAGCCGGTTGAACAGGTTACCGGCACCATTTACCTTAAAAGGGTGATTGACACCGGAAAAATAATAGGTCACGACTTTAACCAACTACCCACGAGCCTTTTGACCGTTTTGACAGATAGCGGAGGGCGCATCCTTACTGCCTTTCCCGGTTGCATGAAGTCACAAACCAGTATTTCTAACTTATAAATCTGCCGTTTATGTTTTTCAACAGTCCCCGCCCGTGGGATAATCTCCCCCTGCGCTTGTCAGTCGAGGAAATACGAGACCCTCACGAAGCCATACACGAATATTTTTCATCATATGACATGCCCGGGGCAAGGCAGATCATAAACCAATGGTTTGGTTCAACGAGTAAGAAAAGGCCAAGCAAAATATCGCCATCGGGACTTCAGTTTTTTTATGATAGGACGGAATCATTCATTGAAGCAGCTTTTTTGGTGGCACAATTAGACAACCGGGAGAGAAAGGGGATTATTGTTCCCTGTAATGATGAAGAAATTGACGTGATGAATCCCATCTTGTTTTGTGCATGGATTAAAGGGATAGAAGGGAAAACAATATCCGCCCGCGAAGCATGGGACACATTCCCTAGAAATCTTTCTTATAAAGAGTTTTTAAACCCTTATTTGGCTTTTGAAAAGTTTTTTTCTTTTCTCACATTGGGTGAATGGCGGGAAGCGCTTCGCGAGTTGCTTGGTATGGGTATGTCTCGTAGAACCTTCCTAGATGAAACAATAGATTTTGATCTGCTGGGTATAAAGAAACGTCTTGAAAAATTGCTCGAAGCCGGTCACCTGATTGATGTTCGGGAATATCGTCAAGTATTTTATGATAGTATAACTGGTAAAGACAGAGAGTAAAGTCTGGAGAGGGGATTAGACGAAAAAGGGTGTTTGAAATTTCCAACACCCTTTTGTTTTTTTTATTAATCCATTTGTTTGCCCACCCCGACAGGAGTGGTGCGGCGCCAGCGCCACCCCCTCATTGGCTACCCTACATTTTGTAACGCGGCAGCGGATATACCTATATCGCCTCTTTTTTCCCATATTTCCCTGATCTTTTGACCTGCCTCCTCAGGGGTAATCCTGATATACCTGTAAAAATCACGGTGGTTTTTATGGCCGCTTATCTTCATTATCAGATCTACGGGAGTTCCAGCCAAAAATTCATTGGTACAAAAGGAACGGCGACAGGTATGGGAGGTTATCCATGCGTATTTGGGTTTTACCTGTACTATGTCTTTATTGCCTTTTTTATGAGAGAATTTAATTAACTCGCTAATACCCGCCAGTTGTGCCACTTCTTTGATATGACGGTTAAATTCAGGATTGCTCACAATCGGAATCTGGCGTTTAAAGCACCTGATTAGTATTTCCTCAGCCGTATCCCTTAATGGTATAACAACCCAATGATCTGATTTTTCCTGCTTCTTATATAATGCCCCTTTCCGCACGTCCTCTGGCTGGATGGACGAAAAATCGGAGAATCTTAACCCGGTCAGGCAGCCGAGAACAAACAAATCCCTGTATTT from Chitinophaga filiformis carries:
- a CDS encoding helix-turn-helix domain-containing protein, with translation MNKSIHEGRNIKRFREMLNITQEAMAADLGDDWTQKKISLLEGKEKIESDILDQVAKILKVSPEAIRNFSEEAAVNIISNTFSDESVAYAQYYKCTINPFEKWVDAMEKNEQLYKELLKSEREKIEILERLLNEKKGGK